In Temnothorax longispinosus isolate EJ_2023e chromosome 10, Tlon_JGU_v1, whole genome shotgun sequence, a single window of DNA contains:
- the Med27 gene encoding mediator of RNA polymerase II transcription subunit 27, whose translation MEQLQTALTAIKVLRSNVGQVFDSLGNGLRAEHGEENKESKYLFELQELLTTVNLNLRDVEQAISSLNPPPGPFNLASTTYLSQETTQERQALYSTLVNSYKWTDKIHEYSNVAHNLLSHSQLKRSYMILSRTKRGRYHSSCHNVPQTQVDSLISTFDRTFSDMTVTVTRPSASSNAILHLTLGHVLKGMVVFKGVMIERVVIKGYGEPIDLWSESRHKVFRKATENAHAAMLHFYSPTLPDLAVRSFMTWFHSLITLFSDPCKRCGLHLHSAFPPTWRDFRTLDPYHQECKP comes from the exons ATGGAGCAGTTGCAGACTGCGCTGACCGCTATCAAGGTGCTACGTTCTAACGTCGGGCAAGTGTTTGATTCTCTTGGAAATGGGTTGCGAGCAGAGCACGGCGAGGAAAATAAAGAATCCAAGTATTTGTTTGAGTTACAGGAACTGTTGACAACTGTAAATCTCAACTTGAG GGACGTGGAACAGGCGATAAGTAGTTTAAATCCCCCACCCGGTCCGTTTAATTTAGCCAGCACGACTTACCTTAGTCAGGAGACCACTCAGGAAAGACAGGCGCTTTATAGCACGCTCGTTAACAGTTATAAATGGACAGATAAGATTCACGAATATAGTAACGTTGCCCACAACTTGCTCAGTCACAGTCAGCTAAAGAGATCTTACATGATTTTAAGTAGGACAAAGAGAGGAAGATACCACAGCAGCTGTCACAATGTACCTCAGAC GCAAGTCGACTCTTTGATATCAACGTTTGACCGAACGTTTAGCGACATGACGGTAACCGTGACACGTCCGTCTGCGTCAAGTAACGCAATATTACACCTTACGCTGGGACATGTTCTAAAAGGGATGGTAGTGTTTAAGGGAGTGATGATAGAGCGGGTGGTAATCAAGGGTTACGGGGAACCGATAGACCTATGGTCGGAGTCTAGGCATAAGGTCTTCCGCAAAGCGACAGAGAACGCGCATGCCGCAATGTTGCACTTCTATTCGCCTACGTTACCCGATTTAGCAGTGCGATCGTTTATG acGTGGTTTCATAGTTTAATCACTTTATTTAGCGATCCGTGCAAACGCTGCGGCTTGCATTTACACAGTGCGTTTCCTCCGACTTGGAGAGACTTCCGAACTTTGGACCCTTATCATCAGGAGTGCAAACCATAA
- the LOC139820822 gene encoding uncharacterized protein: protein MDNPAMGPLVADSTEDESDELFSDDEQKNEIRHKFNVSEDASILRPETPLSSLDSSNTIMPTDAVIPSTPLSLLPFLNKINEQWSSDLETPQAQACTKQMTSSTARTEEIPKLEQHTPDLSAVKSIEKIISESPVIASRATRRRSKRCIFRSPISTDPLAVTNNENIPVNVETPVISDANSVATNASISNSSLESTLKDHEPKIPNRSLDTCNNEELENVTNAVPDSLNTSTQEFFCNASFSKIDELCSDTFDNEKTMETTAMQYNDEQNIEDIDKGRNVEENKNIGFFTARGTSINVSKQALFKAKRLFADAFDTDEAQNYESFAKRNSNEEKNRHLPSSSFANNVSVNIAKEVLSKPKPLTEQFKNYDKMHTTDCKKPLVNKSLNEEVSNFPILISTASGNPINISKEALLKAKTLLADESDNADDNVLIKYDRSPTDKNPMTVNKSPSEEVSNVPVLFSTASGNPINISKEALLKANMLLGDESENADDNALIKYSERSPADKNSMTVNKSPSEEVSNVPILFSTAGGNPINISKEALLKAKMLLDESENAGDNVLIKYSERSSASKNMTVKNMIRPSFVINKPINISKKSLPTVRTLFAEQSNSTEFTSKNKIDIADNEQRDINTSNIGFSTTRDTPVNSKQANFKARTLFAELLDDSLEDIHNNDNEIKRQETKVSKVGFQTAGGKAINISEQALSRANALFAEHLDDTLKAAVTEETNIHDNKVKGLEVKIANIRFQSTGSIVDISEERPKAKISSEHVDDQPEPVRAKATKIDDKIENRQEVKIPSIGFQTACGTSINISEHALSRAKALFADQLDCLIEMDILENTRDDGRKIKKRDLTIPHGGLQTASGQQVPVLNNDALIARELFSNDCLDESNSDLGRASLQKRKLSETNADESTPQGRTRAFETKKARLSSEFQARKLFSDTPSVDTDKNENRDPDVKNQAPSVVNSALGSPKRDAIESVEADAAGSPVLGRQPISRKRKSLGYQRDEHSALRTDRKILSNENTALQENIVQGGAACGKIEDDKLNTQKPTQVAKERAKGGSTELNDYGDTQVMMDIIDGSTKILQDRLAAALEQEAIITAKRRHGSKQSVGHLYRYKQTNSNARLSLREIGGGTPPVPRSYQELIDRQIPPSILEIAAATAATYRFRCSDFYGTDVACNNVRGIEMEDGACLILDENGYAGVWEFLRAFLAGPGVDPNLVPARWVENHYRWIVWKLASMDRMKFGSAELPRVLTPSHIMAQLKYRYDREIDRSQRPALRRILEKDDVASKRMILCVSSVVENNNVSMEIGKSPRIGVPKWKIELTDGWYNVNACIDVGMVRNISIGKIREGTKLVISGAELLNCDQGFYPLEVPADVCLKLHTNSTRRARWDTKLGYAPRSGPIPIKLRNVCPSGGLIGEMTIVVARVYPMLYHEKTASGDSIVRNTKSEEKAQSKYEQQCWSKIEAFYAKAEDFQGKGLSCETDDMTIERIQLNKDYENLSTEESVSKKRHDELLQELRQKEERFKQRMQSKLRESLPGPRQVSQLLKVRVCDENANAILSIWSPSEEVVDALKEGACVSLCNIVASGKRGTELQLTARRSAIFKPGKMRDTSYPARVCMPLCEIANSEFAPPYGEFDTVGLVCSVGPAPYGMKDFEAVHLAYCKADLSDSSYLSILFWQGIASYGYGEILTVGSIVACCNLEWRRVTSWNVPAAYCTERSTFTCNPRRNHLHESFENLRNIIMDPIKYVERCTFELNVELQKKSTPTRYTPGKHTPINKMYSSTLSADKKLVDCTSPLATPKLKTGDSSNFIASNPSIQKRLEKLQHYGEAPELSPIILKRSKRVSLDFRSPISIPNVNSTKETSKANQPEDLSLSSTTEKH, encoded by the exons ATGGACAACCCGGCCATGGGTCCACTAGTGGCTGACAGCACCGAAGACGAGTCCGACGAGTTGTTTTCAG ATGACGAACAAAAGAACGAGATTAGGCATAAATTCAACGTCTCCGAGGATGCCTCGATTTTAAGGCCCGAGACACCCTTATCATCGCTTGATAGTTCCAATACGAT AATGCCAACCGATGCCGTAATTCCATCTACACCATTGAGTCTGTTGccctttttaaataaaattaacgaacAGTGGAGTAGCGACTTAGAGACACCGCAGGCACAGGCTTGCACGAAACAAATGACTAGCTCAACTGCAAGA ACAGAAGAAATTCCTAAGCTCGAACAGCATACACCCGATCTTTCAGCTGTTAAAAGcatagagaaaattatttctgagTCCCCTGTTATTGCCTCTAGAGCGACGAGGAGACGCTCCAAGCGTTGTATATTTAGATCTCCTATATCTACAGACCCACTGGCTGTGACTAACAATGAAAATATTCCTGTAAACGTAGAAACACCTGTTATTTCTGATGCTAATTCCGTAGCTACAAATGCCTCAATATCTAATTCATCTCTTGAGAGCACTCTTAAAGATCATGAGCCAAAAATTCCTAATAGAAGTCTGGACACATGTAATaatgaagaattagaaaatgttACGAACGCAGTACCTGATAGTTTAAACACATCTACGCAAGAGTTCTTTTGCAATGCCTCGTTCAGTAAGATAGATGAATTATGCTCTGACACTTTTGATAATGAAAAAACAATGGAGACTACTGCCATGCAATATAACGATGAGCAGAATATCGAGGACATCGACAAAGGAAGGAACGTTgaggagaataaaaatataggttTCTTTACTGCGCGTGGTACTTCAATTAATGTCTCAAAGCAAGCGTTATTTAAAGCGAAGAGACTATTCGCAGATGCCTTCGATACGGATGAAGCGCAGAATTATGAATCATTCGCTAAAAGAAATTCTAATGAAGAGAAAAACAGGCACTTACCATCCTCTTCGTTTGCTAATAACGTTTCCGTCAACATTGCGAAAGAAGTATTATCCAAACCAAAACCCCTTAcagaacaatttaaaaattatgacaaaatGCACACTACAGATTGCAAAAAACCACTTGTAAATAAAAGTCTTAACGAAGAAGTCAGTAATTTCcctattttaatttcaactgCTAGCGGCAATCCTATTAATATCTCAAAAGAAGCGCTGTTAAAAGCGAAAACGTTATTAGCGGATGAATCAGATAATGCCGatgataatgtattaataaaatatgacagATCGCCTACAGATAAAAATCCTATGACAGTAAATAAAAGTCCTAGTGAAGAAGTCAGTAATGTTCCTGTCTTATTTTCAACTGCTAGTGGCAATCCCATTAATATCTCAAAAGAAGCACTATTAAAAGCGAACATGTTATTAGGGGATGAATCAGAGAATGCCGATGACaatgcattaataaaatattctgagAGATCACCTGCAGATAAAAATTCTATGACAGTAAATAAAAGTCCTAGTGAAGAAGTCAGTAACgttcctattttattttcaactgCTGGCGGCAATCCCATTAATATCTCAAAAGAAGCATTGTTAAAAGCGAAAATGTTATTAGATGAATCAGAGAATGCCGGTGacaatgtattaataaaatattctgagAGATCGTCTGCATCTAAAAATATgacagtaaaaaatatgattcgACCGTCTTTCGTAATTAATAAACCtattaatatctcaaaaaaatCACTACCTACAGTAAGAACATTGTTCGCGGAACAATCGAATAGTACCGAATTCActtccaaaaataaaattgatatcgcTGATAATGAACAACGTGATATAAATACTTCGAATATTGGATTCAGCACTACTCGCGACACACCCGTTAATTCCAAGCAAGCTAATTTCAAAGCAAGAACATTATTTGCAGAACTATTGGATGATTCATTAGAAGACATTCATAACAATGATAATGAGATAAAAAGACAGGAAACAAAAGTTTCAAAAGTTGGTTTCCAAACTGCTGGTGGTAAAGCCATCAATATCTCAGAACAGGCTTTATCCAGAGCAAATGCATTGTTTGCAGAACATTTAGACGATACGTTAAAAGCAGCCGTTACAGAGGAAACTAATATTCATGACAATAAAGTGAAAGGATTAGAagtaaaaatagcaaatattaGATTTCAATCGACTGGGAGCATCGTTGATATTTCTGAAGAGAGACCGAAAGCAAAAATATCGTCCGAACACGTGGATGATCAACCAGAACCAGTCCGTGCAAAGGCTACTAAAATCGACGATAAGATAGAAAACAGACAAGAAGTAAAAATTCCAAGCATTGGGTTTCAAACCGCTTGCGGAACATCTATCAATATTTCAGAACACGCGTTATCTAGAGCAAAAGCATTATTTGCAGATCAATTAGATTGTCttatagaaatggacattctTGAGAACACCCGCGATGACGGccgaaagattaaaaaacgCGACTTAACAATACCGCACGGTGGACTGCAAACAGCAAGCGGTCAACAGGTACCGGTTTTGAACAACGATGCATTAATAGCACGAGAATTATTCTCCAATGACTGCCTGGATGAAAGTAATTCTGACTTGGGGCGCGCATCGTTGCAAAAGCGCAAACTAAGCGAGACTAATGCAGACGAGAGCACACCCCAGGGCAGGACGCGCGCGTTCGAAACGAAAAAAGCTCGTCTCAGCAGCGAATTTCAAGCTAGAAAATTGTTTTCCGATACGCCGAGCGTTGACACGGATAAGAACGAGAACCGAGATCCGGATGTGAAAAATCAAGCGCCTTCCGTCGTAAATTCCGCCCTGGGATCACCTAAAAGGGACGCGATAGAATCAGTCGAAGCAGATGCAGCGGGCAGTCCTGTTCTAGGAAGGCAGCCTATCTCGAGGAAGCGAAAGAGCTTAGGATATCAAAGGGACGAGCATAGTGCGTTACGAACAGACAGAAAGATACTAAGTAACGAGAATACAGCGTTGCAAGAGAACATTGTGCAAGGAGGTGCAGCATGCGGAAAGATTGAGgacgataaattaaatacgcaAAAACCGACGCAAGTCGCGAAGGAAAGAGCAAAAGGCGGTAGCACGGAATTGAACGACTACGGCGATACTCAGGTGATGATGGATATTATCGACGGGTCGACAAAGATCCTGCAGGATCGCTTGGCGGCTGCGTTGGAGCAGGAAGCGATAATCACCGCGAAACGGAGACACGGGTCAAAGCAATCGGTGGGTCATCTATATCGTTACAAGCAAACCAATTCTAACGCTCGTTTGTCGTTGAGGGAAATCGGCGGTGGTACGCCGCCCGTGCCGCGTTCCTATCAGGAGCTCATCGATCGACAGATACCACCGAGTATCCTGGAGATCGCCGCCGCGACCGCCGCGACGTACAGATTCCGTTGCTCTGACTTTTACGGGACCGACGTGGCGTGCAATAACGTGCGCGGGATAGAGATGGAGGACGGCGCGTGTCTGATCCTGGACGAGAACGGATACGCGGGAGTCTGGGAGTTCCTCCGCGCGTTTCTCGCCGGTCCAGGCGTAGATCCGAATCTCGTTCCCGCGCGCTGGGTCGAGAATCATTACCGATGGATCGTGTGGAAATTGGCGTCGATGGACCGAATGAAGTTTGGCTCGGCTGAGTTACCCAG AGTATTAACACCTTCGCACATAATGGCACAATTAAAGTATCGGTATGATCGAGAAATCGATCGGTCTCAGCGACCAGCATTAAGACGCATTTTGGAAAAGGACGATGTTGCGTCTAAGAGAATGATTCTATGCGTGTCATCTGTAGTAGAA aATAATAACGTAAGTATGGAGATAGGGAAGAGTCCGCGTATAGGAGtgccaaaatggaaaatagaaTTAACCGATGGCTGGTATAATGTAAATGCCTGTATCGATGTAGGTATGGTGAGGAATATATCGATTGGTAAAATAAGAGAGGGCACGAAATTAGTGATATCCGGCGCGGAATTACTGAACTGTGATCAAGGTTTCTATCCACTCGAG GTACCGGCTGACGTGTGCCTAAAATTACACACGAATTCAACCAGGCGCGCACGATGGGACACGAAATTAGGATACGCGCCGCGTTCGGGGCCGATACCCATCAAGTTACGTAATGTGTGTCCGAGCGGCGGTTTAATCGGCGAAATGACGATCGTCGTCGCTAGAGTGTATCCGATGTTATATCACGAGAAAACCGCATCCGGAGATTCGA TTGTCAGAAACACTAAAAGCGAGGAGAAAGCGCAAAGCAAATACGAGCAGCAATGTTGGTCCAAGATAGAGGCGTTCTACGCTAAAGCGGAGGACTTTCAAGGAAAAGGACTTTCTTGCGAAACTGACGATATGACGATCGAGCGAATTCAATTGAACAAagattatgaaaatttatctaCAGAG GAATCCGTCTCTAAAAAACGACACGATGAATTGCTGCAAGAATTACGTCAAAAGGAGGAACGGTTCAAGCAGAGGATGCAGTCGAAATTGCGCGAAAGCTTGCCGGGACCGCGACAGGTTTCTCAGCTGCTCAAAGTTCGCGTGTGTGACGAAAATGCGAACGCTATTCTTTCAATTTGGTCGCCCAGCGAGGAGGTTGTCGACGCTCTCAAAGAAGGTGCCTGTGTTTCGCTCTGCAACATCGTGGCTTCCGGAAAGAG GGGTACCGAATTACAACTCACCGCACGTCGGTCTGCAATTTTTAAACCGGGAAAGATGCGCGACACGTCTTATCCCGCTAGAGTGTGCATGCCGCTATGCGAAATAGCAAATTCCGAATTTGCCCCACCTTACGGAGAGTTTGATACTGTCGGTCTTGTCTGTTCAGTCGGTCCTGCCCCTTAT GGTATGAAAGATTTCGAGGCTGTACATTTGGCATATTGCAAAGCGGATTTAAGCGATTCTTCATACCTTTCGATATTGTTTTGGCAAGGAATAGCCAGTTACGGCTACGGAGAGATTCTTACTGTCGGATCTATCGTAGCCTGCTGCAATTTAGAATGGAGAAGGGTAACTTCGTGGAACGTCCCAGCGGCGTATTGCACGGAAAGAAGTACTTTTACGTGCAATCCTCGCCGAAATCATTTACACGAATCGTTCGAAAATCtacgaaatataattatg GATCCAATTAAGTACGTTGAAAGATGCACTTTTGAGCTTAACGTGGAATTGCAAAAGAAGTCGACGCCTACGCGCTACACACCGGGTAAACATACTCCGATCAACAAAATGTACAGTTCAACGTTAAGCGCCGACAAAAAATTAGTCGACTGTACGTCGCCGCTGGCGACGCCGAAATTGAAAACGGGCGACAGCTCGAATTTTATCGCATCTAATCCCTCGATTCAGAAACGACTCGAGAAACTCCAACATTATGGCGAAGCGCCCGAACTATCtcctattatattaaaaagatccAAGAGGGTTTCTTTGGATTTCCGATCGCCCATTTCCATTCCGAATGTAAACTCGACGAAGGAAACGTCGAAGGCTAATCAACCCGAGGATTTAAGTTTATCCAGTACAACGGAAAAGCATTGA